The following are from one region of the Hydrogenophaga sp. BPS33 genome:
- the dapB gene encoding 4-hydroxy-tetrahydrodipicolinate reductase — MSAAANEALRVCVAGASGRMGQMLVEAVRASGDCTLSGALDVVGSRAIGQDAAGFAGQASGVLITDDLAAGLSGSRFLIDFTRPEGTMAHLRECAKHGVAVVIGTTGFSEAQKAEIAQMAQQIPIMMAPNMSVGVNVTLKLLEMAAKALSTGYDIEVIEAHHRHKVDAPSGTALKMGEVIAEALGRDLKDCAVYAREGVTGERDPSSIGFATIRGGDIVGDHTVLFAGTGERIEITHKSSSRVTYAQGSLRAVRFLAGKSAGLYDMFDVLGLR; from the coding sequence TTGAGCGCCGCGGCCAACGAAGCGCTGCGCGTGTGCGTGGCGGGTGCCAGCGGCCGCATGGGTCAGATGCTGGTGGAGGCCGTGCGAGCCAGTGGTGATTGCACGCTGTCGGGCGCACTGGACGTCGTGGGCAGCCGGGCGATTGGCCAGGATGCGGCGGGTTTTGCGGGCCAGGCTAGCGGGGTGTTGATCACCGACGATCTCGCGGCCGGCCTGTCTGGCAGTCGGTTCCTCATCGATTTCACGCGCCCCGAAGGCACGATGGCGCATTTGCGCGAGTGCGCGAAGCACGGCGTGGCGGTGGTCATTGGCACGACTGGGTTTTCAGAAGCGCAGAAGGCCGAGATCGCGCAGATGGCCCAGCAGATCCCGATCATGATGGCGCCCAACATGAGCGTGGGCGTGAACGTCACGCTCAAGCTGCTGGAGATGGCGGCCAAGGCGCTGTCCACCGGTTACGACATCGAGGTCATCGAGGCGCACCACCGCCACAAGGTGGATGCGCCCAGTGGCACTGCGCTCAAAATGGGCGAAGTGATCGCCGAGGCGCTCGGCCGTGATCTCAAGGATTGCGCGGTCTACGCCCGCGAAGGCGTGACCGGCGAGCGCGATCCCTCATCGATCGGATTCGCCACCATCCGCGGTGGCGACATCGTGGGCGATCACACGGTGCTGTTCGCCGGTACCGGCGAACGCATCGAGATCACGCACAAGTCGAGCAGCCGCGTCACCTACGCGCAGGGCAGCCTGCGCGCGGTGCGGTTCCTGGCGGGCAAGTCCGCGGGGTTGTACGACATGTTCGACGTCCTCGGCTTGAGGTGA
- a CDS encoding outer membrane protein assembly factor BamE gives MRPSALALCTLAAVVALSACSTRGIAGLVTPYKIDIVQGNVVTREQAQVLKPGMTRSAVRDVLGSPLLTSVFHGNRWDYVFTFKRQGQEPQQRKVALFFKDDVLERFEADDLPSETEFVASLDTRRKFGKVPPLQATEEQLKTFQEKNAGAPSAPTPPTVEPGTTYPPLERSR, from the coding sequence ATGCGGCCATCGGCCCTCGCGCTGTGCACACTGGCCGCTGTCGTGGCGCTGTCCGCGTGTTCCACCCGCGGCATCGCCGGTCTGGTGACGCCTTACAAGATCGACATCGTGCAGGGCAACGTCGTCACGCGCGAGCAGGCGCAGGTGCTCAAGCCCGGCATGACGCGCAGCGCCGTGCGCGATGTGCTGGGCTCGCCTTTGCTCACCAGTGTGTTCCATGGCAACCGCTGGGACTATGTGTTCACCTTCAAGCGCCAGGGCCAGGAGCCGCAGCAGCGCAAGGTGGCCTTGTTCTTCAAGGACGATGTGCTGGAGCGTTTCGAGGCGGATGACCTGCCCAGCGAAACCGAGTTCGTCGCTTCGCTCGACACGCGCCGCAAGTTCGGCAAGGTGCCGCCACTGCAGGCAACCGAGGAGCAGCTCAAGACCTTCCAGGAAAAGAATGCCGGCGCGCCCAGCGCGCCAACGCCGCCCACGGTGGAGCCGGGCACGACCTACCCGCCGCTGGAGCGCTCGCGTTGA
- the fur gene encoding ferric iron uptake transcriptional regulator, with translation MTTNIEELKSTGLKATLPRLKILEVFQNAKQRHMTAEDVFRVLLEDRSDIGLATVYRVLMQFEQAGLLTRSNFESGKSVFELNEGQHHDHLVCLDCGRVEEFFDPEIEKRQQIVAKTRGFQLQEHALSLYANCTKTDCPHKGNVHRAT, from the coding sequence ATGACCACCAACATCGAAGAACTCAAAAGCACCGGCCTCAAGGCCACGCTACCCCGGCTGAAAATTCTCGAGGTGTTCCAGAACGCCAAGCAACGGCACATGACGGCCGAAGATGTCTTCCGCGTGCTGCTGGAGGACCGTTCCGACATCGGCCTGGCCACGGTGTACCGCGTGCTGATGCAGTTCGAGCAGGCGGGTCTGCTCACGCGCAGTAACTTCGAGTCCGGCAAGTCGGTCTTCGAATTGAATGAAGGCCAGCATCACGACCACCTGGTGTGTCTCGACTGTGGCCGGGTGGAAGAGTTCTTCGATCCCGAGATCGAAAAACGCCAGCAGATCGTGGCCAAAACGCGCGGCTTCCAATTGCAGGAACATGCGCTGTCGCTCTACGCGAATTGCACCAAGACCGATTGCCCGCACAAGGGCAATGTGCACCGCGCGACGTAA
- the hprK gene encoding HPr(Ser) kinase/phosphatase produces the protein MKPTVVSADVLFEDHRDALKWQWIAGLGASERRFDEVAVRAARSGADLVGYLNYIHPYRVQVFGEREVAYLTSPSEDDNRRRVARIVTLEPPVLVVADGQTAPDALMAMCERAQIPMFATHESAAFVIDVLRAYLSRHFADRSSMHGVFMDILGMGVLITGESGLGKSELGLELISRGHGLVADDAVDLYRTNQTSIEGRCPELLQNLLEVRGIGLLDIKAIFGETAVRRKMRLSLIVHLVRRETMERDYERMPYEPLYQDVLGVPVRKAVIQVVAGRNIAVLVEAAVRNTILQLRGIDTYQEFVSRHRAAMSGDE, from the coding sequence ATGAAACCCACCGTCGTCAGCGCAGACGTCCTGTTCGAGGACCATCGGGATGCGTTGAAGTGGCAGTGGATTGCCGGCCTTGGCGCATCCGAGCGCCGGTTTGATGAAGTTGCCGTTCGCGCCGCGCGTTCCGGCGCCGATCTCGTTGGTTACCTGAACTACATCCATCCCTATCGCGTACAGGTCTTCGGCGAGCGCGAGGTCGCTTATCTCACGAGTCCGAGTGAAGACGACAACCGCCGTCGCGTTGCGCGCATCGTCACGCTGGAGCCGCCGGTGCTGGTGGTGGCCGATGGCCAGACCGCGCCCGATGCGCTCATGGCGATGTGCGAGCGCGCGCAGATTCCGATGTTTGCCACGCACGAGTCGGCCGCGTTCGTCATCGACGTGCTGCGCGCCTACCTCTCGCGCCATTTCGCCGATCGCTCGTCCATGCACGGCGTGTTTATGGACATCCTGGGCATGGGAGTGCTGATCACCGGGGAGTCGGGCCTGGGCAAGAGCGAGCTTGGTCTGGAACTGATTTCGCGCGGCCACGGCTTGGTGGCAGACGACGCGGTGGATCTCTACCGCACCAACCAGACCAGTATCGAAGGGCGCTGTCCCGAACTGCTGCAAAACCTGCTCGAAGTGCGTGGCATCGGCCTGCTCGACATCAAGGCCATCTTTGGTGAGACGGCGGTGCGGCGCAAAATGCGGCTCTCACTCATTGTGCACTTGGTGCGCCGCGAAACCATGGAGCGCGACTATGAGCGCATGCCGTACGAGCCACTCTACCAAGACGTGCTGGGCGTTCCGGTGCGCAAGGCGGTGATCCAGGTGGTGGCGGGGCGCAACATTGCCGTGTTGGTGGAAGCCGCCGTGCGGAACACGATCCTGCAATTGCGGGGTATCGATACCTACCAGGAGTTCGTTTCGCGCCACCGCGCGGCCATGTCGGGTGACGAGTAG
- a CDS encoding PTS sugar transporter subunit IIA gives MNRLSAILPAAQVLVSVDATSKKRAFEEAGLLFETLHGLNRALITDSLFARERLGSTGLGHGVAIPHGRIKGLKQPLAAVFQLASPIGFDAPDEQPVQLMIFLLVPEAATQKHLEILSEIAELLSDSGLREQMKTSSDAARLHQLITSWHSAHAAA, from the coding sequence ATGAACCGACTTTCCGCCATATTGCCCGCCGCGCAAGTGCTCGTCAGTGTTGATGCGACCAGCAAAAAGCGCGCATTCGAAGAAGCGGGCCTGCTCTTCGAGACCCTGCACGGACTCAACCGCGCCCTCATTACCGACAGCCTCTTTGCCCGCGAGCGCCTGGGCTCCACCGGTCTGGGCCATGGCGTGGCGATTCCGCATGGCCGCATCAAGGGCCTCAAGCAACCGCTGGCCGCCGTGTTCCAGCTGGCAAGCCCGATCGGTTTCGACGCGCCCGACGAGCAGCCCGTGCAACTCATGATCTTCCTGTTGGTCCCCGAGGCGGCCACGCAGAAGCATCTGGAAATACTCTCCGAGATCGCCGAATTGCTCAGCGACAGCGGCTTGCGCGAGCAGATGAAGACCTCCAGCGATGCGGCGAGGCTGCACCAGCTCATCACGTCCTGGCATTCGGCCCACGCGGCCGCATGA
- the hpf gene encoding ribosome hibernation-promoting factor, HPF/YfiA family gives MNLTISGHHLEVTPALRGYVTTKLERISRHFDQVVDIKVLLTVDNLKEKDLRQKAECNVHVKGRDLFAESAHADLYAAVDELADKLDRQVLRYKDKTKAHYSEPAKRLM, from the coding sequence ATGAACCTGACGATCAGCGGTCACCACCTTGAGGTCACACCCGCCTTGCGCGGCTACGTCACCACCAAACTGGAACGCATCTCCCGGCACTTCGACCAGGTGGTCGACATCAAGGTGCTGTTGACGGTGGACAACCTGAAGGAAAAGGACCTGCGACAAAAGGCCGAATGCAATGTCCACGTCAAGGGGCGCGATCTGTTTGCCGAGAGCGCGCATGCCGACCTATACGCCGCAGTAGACGAACTGGCCGACAAGCTGGACCGCCAGGTGCTGCGCTACAAGGACAAGACGAAGGCGCATTACAGCGAGCCGGCAAAACGGTTGATGTGA
- a CDS encoding patatin-like phospholipase family protein — protein MSLDTLISHNTLAPDMPEYGADACALVLMGGGARTAYQVGVLKAIGTMLASKAAVAASAVQPFPFQWLFGTSAGALNAAYLGSIAAQGLSALGALAAFWSSLRSERVYRLEAPGWVRANRVVAGLTLARQVRKHRALLDTLPLVDTLHHAIDLHGLERALEQRLIHALGVTASSYTSGEHWTFCQTRPEHPIQPWHRPGRRSDFQPITIEHLMASSAIPFLFPAVPLWVDGRKEYFGDGSMRQLSPLSPAIHFGARRILVVGVAQPQRAGMAAHGAGDPTAGTIAGHAMASVFHDTLQADVEQAQRVSQTLARLPPALAAALPYRPVDVLALQPSFSLDELASKHIKELPASTRNTLTGLGALDTRRGAAGSAAALASYLLFEPGFVHALIELGEHDAWRRKDELMRFFGAAEALASGGPVP, from the coding sequence TTGTCCCTCGACACGCTGATCTCCCACAACACCCTGGCGCCCGATATGCCCGAGTACGGCGCCGATGCCTGCGCCCTCGTTCTCATGGGCGGCGGCGCTCGCACTGCATACCAGGTGGGCGTTCTCAAGGCGATCGGCACGATGCTGGCATCGAAAGCGGCCGTGGCCGCCAGTGCAGTGCAACCCTTTCCCTTCCAGTGGCTGTTCGGCACATCGGCAGGCGCACTCAACGCAGCCTACCTGGGCAGCATTGCTGCACAGGGCCTGTCCGCGTTGGGCGCGTTGGCGGCGTTCTGGAGCAGCCTTCGCTCCGAACGCGTGTACCGGCTCGAAGCGCCCGGATGGGTCCGCGCCAACCGGGTGGTTGCGGGCCTGACCTTGGCGCGCCAGGTACGCAAGCACCGCGCCCTGCTCGACACGCTGCCTCTGGTGGACACGCTGCACCACGCGATCGACCTGCACGGTCTGGAGCGCGCGCTGGAGCAGCGCCTGATCCACGCTCTGGGCGTGACCGCCTCGAGCTACACCAGCGGCGAGCACTGGACCTTCTGCCAGACGAGGCCCGAGCACCCCATACAACCTTGGCACAGGCCGGGGCGCCGATCGGACTTTCAGCCGATCACGATCGAACACCTGATGGCGTCGAGCGCGATTCCCTTCCTGTTCCCCGCAGTGCCGCTCTGGGTGGATGGGCGCAAGGAATACTTCGGCGACGGCTCGATGCGGCAACTCTCGCCACTGTCCCCGGCCATCCATTTCGGCGCACGCCGCATCTTGGTGGTCGGCGTGGCCCAGCCCCAGCGCGCGGGCATGGCCGCGCACGGTGCAGGCGACCCTACAGCAGGCACCATCGCTGGCCACGCCATGGCCAGTGTCTTCCACGACACGCTGCAGGCCGACGTGGAACAGGCACAGCGCGTCAGCCAGACGCTGGCACGCCTGCCACCTGCCCTGGCGGCCGCGCTGCCGTACCGGCCGGTGGACGTACTGGCCCTTCAGCCCAGCTTTTCGCTCGACGAGCTGGCCAGCAAACACATCAAGGAGCTGCCCGCCTCCACACGCAATACTTTGACCGGTCTCGGCGCGCTGGACACCCGGCGTGGTGCGGCTGGCAGCGCGGCCGCGCTCGCGAGCTACCTGTTGTTCGAGCCGGGCTTCGTCCATGCCTTGATCGAGTTGGGGGAGCATGACGCCTGGCGGCGAAAGGATGAGTTGATGCGCTTTTTTGGCGCCGCCGAAGCCCTTGCCTCCGGCGGCCCGGTGCCATAA
- the corA gene encoding magnesium/cobalt transporter CorA, producing the protein MLNVFTLANGRLFQEEIESLEELARFKPIWVDLEDPTPEERRWVKQHFGLSIPEDAMDEDIEESARFFEEDNGELHVRSDFLIDDDEDPRAVRVAFILNEHNETLKSQGVLFSIHDEDVPVFRLLRMRARRMPGLIEDAKDVLLMLFDADAEYCADTLEDIYDDIETVSKQVLNSNASDNLLSEALSSIARHEDMSGRIRRNVMDTRRAVSFMMRSRLLSAEQFEDARQILRDLDSLDSHTAFLFDKINFLMDATVGFININQNKIIKIFSVASVSLLPPTLVASSYGMNFDFMPELKWHFGYPMALVLMVLSAVLPMLYFRKRGWLR; encoded by the coding sequence ATGCTCAACGTATTCACCTTGGCCAATGGCCGCCTCTTCCAGGAAGAGATCGAGTCGCTCGAAGAACTGGCGCGGTTCAAGCCGATCTGGGTCGACCTGGAAGACCCCACACCTGAAGAACGCCGTTGGGTCAAACAGCATTTCGGGCTGTCGATCCCCGAAGATGCGATGGACGAAGACATCGAGGAATCCGCCCGCTTCTTTGAGGAAGACAACGGCGAGCTGCATGTGCGCAGCGACTTCTTGATCGACGACGACGAAGACCCGCGCGCGGTGCGCGTGGCCTTCATCCTGAACGAGCACAACGAAACGCTCAAGAGCCAGGGTGTGCTGTTCTCCATCCACGACGAAGACGTGCCGGTATTTCGCCTGCTGCGCATGCGCGCGCGCCGTATGCCGGGTTTGATCGAGGATGCCAAGGACGTCCTGCTGATGCTGTTCGACGCCGATGCCGAGTACTGCGCCGACACGCTCGAAGACATCTACGACGACATCGAGACCGTGAGCAAACAGGTGCTCAACAGCAACGCGTCGGACAATCTGCTGAGCGAGGCCTTGTCGTCGATCGCGCGCCACGAGGACATGTCGGGGCGTATCCGCCGCAACGTGATGGACACGCGCCGCGCCGTGAGCTTCATGATGCGCAGCCGTCTGCTGAGCGCGGAGCAGTTCGAGGACGCACGCCAGATTCTGCGCGACCTGGACTCGCTCGACAGCCACACCGCGTTCCTGTTCGACAAGATCAACTTCCTGATGGATGCGACCGTCGGTTTCATCAACATCAACCAGAACAAGATCATCAAGATCTTCTCGGTGGCCAGCGTGTCCTTGCTGCCACCCACGCTGGTGGCGAGCAGCTATGGCATGAACTTCGACTTCATGCCCGAGTTGAAATGGCACTTCGGCTACCCGATGGCGCTCGTCCTGATGGTGCTGTCGGCGGTCTTGCCGATGCTGTACTTCCGCAAGCGCGGCTGGTTACGCTGA